One segment of Chionomys nivalis chromosome 3, mChiNiv1.1, whole genome shotgun sequence DNA contains the following:
- the Zar1l gene encoding protein ZAR1-like yields the protein MEHVVRVPYGLHQGYGVTQPLNHPSLWGPCKQQDWSNVCPPVFLSRPVPMVPANASESCMYPYKRAQLQAILTQMNPNLSLRLCKANTKEVGVQVNLRVDRSVQCSLGPQTLHSSFLSDRSSLRKPAEIYQRALIQLPKDEEDGGSQELKGPAEASQLLPPASRPDGNKQESFPQLKEVGEEDTPRTGDRKSKLVCGNTDTTPVCLHFQFLEPKYGYFHCTDCNTRWESAYVWCISGTNKVYFKQLCCKCQRKFNPYRVEAIQCQTCSKSCCACPQKKRHIDIRRPHRQELCGRCKDKKFSCSNVYSFKYIL from the exons ATGGAGCACGTCGTCCGAGTTCCCTATGGCTTACACCAAGGTTATGGGGTCACACAGCCTCTGAACCACCCTAGCCTCTGGGGACCCTGCAAACAGCAAGACTGGAGTAACGTGTGTCCTCCTGTTTTCCTGTCCAGGCCAGTGCCTATGGTGCCAGCAAATGCCTCTGAGTCCTGCATGTACCCTTACAAGAGGGCTCAGCTTCAGGCCATTCTCACCCAGATGAACCCCAACCTGAGCCTACGGCTATGCAAGGCCAACACTAAGGAGGTGGGCGTACAGGTGAACCTTCGGGTGGACAGGTCGGTGCAGTGCTCACTGGGGCCTCAGACCCTACACAGCAGCTTCCTCTCTGACAGAAGCAGCCTCAGGAAGCCTGCAGAGATTTATCAGAGAGCCTTGATCCAGCTACCTAAGGACGAGGAAGATGGAGGAAGCCAAGAGCTTAAAGGACCTGCAGAGGCCAGTCAGTTGTTGCCACCTGCGTCAAGGCCAGATGGTAACAAGCAGGAGAGCTTCCCGCAGCTGAAGGAAGTCGGGGAGGAAGACACCCCCAGGACTGGGGACAGGAAAAGCAAGCTGGTATGTGGAAACACAGACACA ACTCCCGtttgtcttcattttcagtttttggAACCAAAATACGGCTATTTTCACTGTACAGATTGTAACACCAGATGGGAGAGTGCTTACGTGTGGTGCATCTCTGGTACCAATAAA GTTTATTTCAAACAACTGTGTTGCAAGTGCCAAAGGAAATTTAATCCTTACCGAGTAGAAGCAATCCAGTGTCAG ACCTGCTCCAAATCCTGTTGTGCCTGTCctcaaaagaaaagacacattGACATCAGGAGGCCACATCGCCAGGAGCTCTGCGGTCGCTGCAAAGACAAGAAATTCTCCTGTAGCAATGTTTACAGCTTTAAATACATCCTGTGA